A portion of the Blastopirellula sediminis genome contains these proteins:
- a CDS encoding tetratricopeptide repeat protein: MRIAIRVLLVLVVIETLAAVGVIGWRMLRTPAQLPLVQLNDPLIIPQLKELAEKAESGTARDWTRLGEALVGKGFYGHAELAFREALQRNPTSFAAQFGLAFCLDRTGRTQESSQEYEKALSLQVGNFELPFAKYYASYAMGRNALRRENAINAQDMFERNADFAPADYQLAKLLIRSDHADQALPIIERNLQRIPFSLEFHFLRMQAMHALGREDEAFESALKLERSAALVSMNFSTDYVSPLDGRTGLSVPLRELAESVEKGDLDEIEKRSHEIKSIVGEKPVFVVHEVDDRLMEAALRRNDPKGTLQIIEEVRSAGRDDAALREWEGDAYALMEGGGERAADCWERALLVTPSARLHEKLAAYYGDAEPAIRDQHLGRAAFLNGVAEYRSNRLESAITALQQAAELNPADPDPWFYLGQLRYYQRRFNDAQEAFDRCLSLRPEHGRAAEMFDHLQGR, encoded by the coding sequence ATGAGAATCGCGATACGCGTTTTGTTGGTCTTGGTGGTGATCGAAACGTTGGCGGCGGTCGGCGTCATCGGTTGGCGGATGCTGCGAACTCCGGCTCAACTGCCCTTGGTTCAGCTCAATGATCCGCTGATCATTCCGCAGCTGAAAGAATTGGCGGAGAAAGCGGAATCGGGAACCGCTCGCGACTGGACCCGATTGGGCGAGGCGCTGGTCGGCAAGGGTTTTTATGGGCATGCCGAATTGGCGTTTCGCGAGGCGCTGCAGCGCAATCCAACCAGTTTCGCCGCCCAGTTTGGGCTCGCCTTTTGTCTCGATCGAACGGGGCGAACCCAGGAAAGCTCCCAAGAGTACGAAAAGGCGTTGTCGCTGCAGGTCGGCAATTTTGAGCTTCCGTTCGCCAAGTATTACGCTTCCTACGCGATGGGGCGTAACGCACTGCGGCGCGAAAATGCAATCAACGCCCAGGATATGTTCGAGCGGAACGCCGATTTCGCCCCTGCCGACTATCAGTTGGCCAAGTTGCTGATCCGGTCGGATCATGCCGATCAGGCGTTGCCGATCATCGAGCGGAATCTACAACGCATTCCCTTCTCGCTCGAGTTCCATTTTCTCCGCATGCAGGCGATGCACGCCCTGGGGCGAGAAGACGAAGCGTTTGAGTCGGCGTTGAAACTCGAACGCTCGGCGGCGCTGGTCTCGATGAACTTCAGCACCGACTACGTCTCCCCGTTGGATGGACGCACCGGGTTGTCGGTTCCATTGCGAGAATTGGCGGAATCGGTAGAGAAGGGCGATCTCGACGAGATTGAAAAGCGCTCTCACGAGATCAAGTCGATCGTTGGCGAGAAGCCGGTCTTTGTGGTGCATGAAGTGGACGATCGATTGATGGAAGCGGCGCTTCGCAGGAATGATCCAAAAGGGACGCTGCAGATCATTGAAGAAGTTCGCAGCGCGGGGCGAGACGATGCGGCGCTGCGGGAGTGGGAAGGGGACGCGTATGCGCTGATGGAAGGCGGCGGCGAACGTGCCGCCGATTGTTGGGAGCGGGCGCTGTTGGTGACGCCCAGCGCCAGACTGCATGAGAAGCTGGCCGCCTACTATGGCGACGCTGAGCCGGCTATTCGCGATCAGCATCTCGGTCGCGCCGCGTTTCTCAACGGCGTGGCCGAATATCGAAGCAATCGCCTGGAATCGGCGATCACGGCTTTGCAACAAGCGGCCGAACTCAACCCTGCTGATCCCGATCCTTGGTTCTATCTGGGGCAACTTCGTTATTACCAGCGGCGATTCAACGATGCACAAGAAGCGTTCGATCGTTGTTTGTCTCTCCGCCCCGAACATGGACGAGCCGCCGAGATGTTTGATCATCTCCAGGGCAGATAG
- a CDS encoding carboxypeptidase regulatory-like domain-containing protein: MTGPIRLLLVCTLFGLGAWGCAKSASDLPNLSEMSGAVTLDGKPVTNAAVSFESANGQVAFGNTDSEGRYELIFRDGAKGAEVGPNTVRIETVLEGPPAPNYRDPIPAKYNKASTLTVEVTPDAHTHDFALESK, from the coding sequence ATGACTGGTCCAATTCGACTCCTCCTGGTTTGCACTTTGTTTGGGCTGGGAGCTTGGGGTTGTGCGAAATCTGCGTCCGACTTGCCGAACCTCTCGGAGATGAGCGGCGCGGTGACGCTAGACGGAAAGCCGGTCACAAACGCCGCCGTTTCGTTTGAGTCGGCGAACGGCCAGGTCGCTTTTGGCAATACCGATTCGGAAGGACGCTACGAGTTGATCTTCCGCGACGGCGCCAAGGGGGCGGAGGTCGGCCCGAACACAGTCCGGATCGAAACGGTTCTGGAAGGTCCGCCTGCTCCCAACTATCGCGACCCAATTCCGGCCAAATACAACAAGGCCAGCACGTTGACCGTCGAAGTTACCCCCGACGCCCACACCCATGATTTCGCCTTAGAGTCGAAGTAA
- a CDS encoding DUF1559 domain-containing protein — translation MVARTSRDPSSNAGFTLVELLVVIAIIGVLIALLLPAVQQAREAARRMSCSNNLKQIGLGLHNYHDTHLAFPAGFVDNNPDHTSGSAQGADGNRNGLAWSAMILPFVEAGNLYDQVQTQTGNFGHHWMDGNHDGSVNDAIAASRIGVENYSCPSDTMDLINTKRSGYGKTNYLANSGNSAANDKKGIFWAASNTRIRDITDGTSNTMMVGESSGTKDGANQLNCGGAVCDFKAGLWIGGRFANGGTAQGWHPGIYGHDVLTFGGGSATYLIGRSTATWGHDWINSSLHPGGIQSVQCDGSVAFISENVNVNTYKWLRARADGQVLGEY, via the coding sequence ATGGTCGCGCGGACTAGTCGTGATCCGTCAAGCAACGCCGGTTTTACGCTGGTTGAGTTGCTGGTGGTGATCGCCATTATTGGAGTATTGATCGCTTTGTTGCTTCCCGCCGTTCAGCAGGCGCGAGAAGCGGCTCGTCGGATGAGTTGCTCGAACAACCTGAAGCAGATCGGGCTTGGTCTGCACAACTACCATGACACGCACTTGGCTTTTCCGGCCGGTTTTGTCGACAACAACCCAGACCACACCAGCGGTTCGGCACAGGGCGCCGACGGCAATCGTAACGGTTTGGCCTGGTCGGCGATGATTCTGCCGTTCGTCGAAGCCGGCAATCTATACGACCAGGTGCAAACGCAAACCGGTAACTTTGGACATCACTGGATGGACGGTAACCACGACGGCTCGGTGAACGATGCGATCGCTGCGTCTCGAATCGGCGTGGAAAACTATAGCTGCCCTTCGGACACGATGGACTTAATCAACACCAAGCGTAGTGGGTACGGCAAGACCAATTACCTGGCGAACTCAGGCAACTCCGCCGCGAACGACAAGAAAGGGATTTTCTGGGCCGCCTCGAACACCAGGATTCGGGACATCACCGACGGAACTTCGAATACGATGATGGTCGGCGAAAGCAGTGGGACGAAAGATGGCGCTAACCAGTTGAACTGCGGCGGCGCCGTCTGCGATTTCAAAGCGGGTCTCTGGATCGGTGGACGCTTCGCCAACGGCGGCACGGCCCAAGGTTGGCATCCCGGCATTTATGGGCATGACGTCCTCACCTTTGGCGGCGGCAGCGCGACCTATTTGATTGGACGCAGTACCGCGACTTGGGGACACGACTGGATCAACAGCAGCCTGCATCCCGGCGGCATTCAATCCGTTCAGTGCGATGGTTCGGTTGCGTTCATCTCCGAGAATGTCAACGTCAACACCTACAAATGGCTGCGCGCTCGCGCCGACGGTCAGGTGCTGGGCGAATACTAA
- a CDS encoding peptidase M42 — MSIATFSRIAGAENQSSSPLIDADLADFLDILQLLIREPSVVGTEDSFFRVLRRELEEVGARVQYYQGVLVAQGSRPYDLILSAHIDRHGLLCTGPNEFQYAAFIASNRCDLTGDSVSEQMMYNIGDRFAGQRVQAHLPYAGTYLGQASITRSYVCPQRHNLIFELNGLEFLQPGTPISFLDRLKIENGFLSAQLDNVLSVAMLVHMFRKGFRGTCLFTAQEEAGRSWRYALEWFKRQHLTTQKLIVVDTSPFPDTLSATAQQLVLRRKDASGEFAPGITDELQKRCEALGVTTMFKDAYIESQNVDRSKPLSLGRTELGRLVAATDGEINGTTLQIPTTGYHTAEETASLDSVAAAIQLLSTFL; from the coding sequence ATGAGCATTGCGACCTTTTCCCGGATCGCCGGCGCCGAAAATCAGAGCAGTTCCCCTCTGATCGATGCCGACCTGGCCGACTTTCTGGATATCCTCCAACTGCTGATTCGGGAGCCGAGCGTCGTCGGGACTGAGGACTCATTCTTTCGGGTACTCCGCCGCGAACTGGAGGAAGTGGGCGCCCGGGTGCAATACTACCAAGGGGTTCTGGTCGCCCAGGGGAGCCGTCCCTACGACCTGATTCTATCGGCCCATATCGACCGGCATGGCCTGTTATGCACCGGACCGAATGAGTTCCAGTATGCCGCGTTTATCGCCAGCAACCGTTGCGACCTGACCGGCGACTCGGTCTCGGAACAGATGATGTACAACATCGGCGACCGCTTCGCCGGACAGCGCGTCCAGGCCCATTTGCCTTACGCCGGAACCTACCTCGGCCAGGCGTCGATCACCCGCTCGTACGTTTGCCCGCAGCGACACAACCTGATCTTCGAGTTGAACGGCTTAGAGTTCCTGCAGCCGGGGACCCCGATCTCGTTCCTCGATCGCCTGAAAATTGAAAACGGCTTCCTCTCGGCCCAGCTCGACAACGTCCTCTCGGTCGCGATGCTGGTTCACATGTTCCGTAAAGGCTTCCGCGGCACCTGTCTGTTTACCGCGCAAGAAGAAGCGGGCCGCAGCTGGCGTTACGCGTTGGAATGGTTCAAACGCCAACACCTGACGACGCAAAAGCTGATCGTCGTCGACACGAGTCCATTTCCCGACACTCTATCCGCGACTGCCCAGCAGCTGGTCTTGCGGCGCAAAGACGCCAGCGGCGAGTTCGCCCCCGGCATTACCGACGAACTGCAAAAACGTTGTGAGGCGCTCGGCGTCACCACGATGTTCAAAGACGCCTACATCGAATCGCAAAACGTCGACCGCAGCAAACCACTCTCGCTCGGCCGGACAGAACTGGGCCGCCTGGTCGCTGCGACCGACGGCGAGATCAACGGCACGACGCTGCAGATCCCGACAACCGGCTACCACACCGCCGAAGAAACGGCGTCGCTCGACTCGGTCGCTGCGGCGATCCAGCTATTGTCGACCTTCCTCTAA
- a CDS encoding efflux RND transporter permease subunit, whose amino-acid sequence MMRGIIIFCSRETIIMFVVTIVIVGYGWYATQKVPIDAIPNIGENQVIIFTAWPGRSPKDVEDQITYPLSVAMLAVPDAESVRGKSLFGYSFVQVTFHDSTDFYWARSRVMEQLGTASAMLPDGVVPTLGPDATGLGQVLYYTLDAPPGMNLAELRSLQDFVVKYELQAVPGVSEVASVGGYVRQYQIEIDPDRLRFHDVPLDQLVDAVRKSNIDVGAKTVESGGMEFIIRGRGFIGANHDTDKAIADIEATVVRSRDGIPLRIRDLGHVQLGPEFRRGAIDLNGTEAVGGVIVMRFGENPREVIDRVKEKIAQIEPSLHGVKLNIVYDRTGLINETIATLTTALIQEVLITAVVILLFLLHFRASIVVAVTLPIAVLMAFGAMYTFGIDANIMSLAGIAIAIGTMVDMGIIVSETIYDHLAIWERDGRPGGAENRLKIIQEAAGEVAPAVVTAVMTTVVSFLPVFMLTGRDYKLFAPLAWTKTFSLTAALIVAITLVPLLSRLLLRSSEVSRGTRWIATAALTAAGLLVGWMLGKEIATIVNVSPLFAVVGMGVLFGFAGYWMLSERLRPVDENPVSRLILAIYEPLLRLFLAHKGLFLTFPGLVILLGLGAWIGLPTVLSPLERGATNLGADLNGVPGYVDLKHSFTGLESDDWIALDEGSWFYMPTLYPAASFSQAMEVLQTQDALIKEIPEVKNVLGKIGRVESALDPAPAAMIETYVMLKPKEEWREGVTTQDIWEQINAVATLPGVTPASPLQPIEGRVVMLQSGIKASMAIRIYGDSLDGLADASRQVAEHLKALPQVNGATVNPDIVLGKPYVEFDVNRDAAARYGMSTAMVNQVIETALGGANVTKTVEGRERYPVRVRYERQLREQLNELESLPVVTHSGEVVPLSNLATMNTTWGPGVINSEDARLVAHVSFQPSGSLGDLETADSVERSLLEAQQNGDVTLPKGYSTEAVGSFQNQIEANLRLMWVIPLVIGINLFIIYLQFRHLPISLAVFSGIPVAFAGGMICLAINGIEINTAVWVGFIALFGIAVDDGVVMATYLDQVFTRKRLETIDDIRNATVEAGMKRIRPCLMTTFTTIIALIPVILSTGRGSDVAKAMAWPVVGGMTVELLTLFVVPVVFAAFKELKMNLGMHDRHWAGSDD is encoded by the coding sequence ATGATGCGTGGCATTATCATTTTCTGCAGCCGCGAAACGATCATCATGTTCGTCGTGACGATCGTCATTGTCGGTTACGGCTGGTACGCGACGCAGAAGGTCCCGATCGATGCGATTCCCAACATCGGCGAAAACCAGGTCATCATCTTTACGGCGTGGCCGGGGCGTTCTCCCAAGGATGTCGAAGATCAGATCACCTATCCCCTTTCGGTCGCGATGTTGGCGGTTCCCGATGCAGAGTCGGTGCGTGGCAAGAGTCTGTTCGGCTATAGTTTCGTACAAGTTACCTTTCACGATAGCACCGATTTCTATTGGGCCCGTTCACGCGTGATGGAGCAGTTAGGGACGGCGTCGGCGATGCTGCCGGACGGAGTCGTTCCGACCTTGGGCCCCGATGCGACCGGTTTGGGCCAGGTCTTGTATTACACGCTTGACGCTCCGCCGGGGATGAATTTGGCCGAACTCCGTTCGCTGCAAGACTTCGTCGTGAAATACGAACTGCAAGCGGTCCCCGGCGTCAGCGAAGTGGCGAGCGTCGGCGGCTATGTGCGGCAATACCAAATCGAAATTGATCCCGATCGCCTCCGCTTTCATGACGTGCCGCTCGATCAGCTCGTCGACGCTGTTCGCAAGTCGAACATCGACGTCGGCGCCAAGACAGTCGAGTCAGGCGGCATGGAATTCATTATCCGCGGCCGGGGATTCATCGGCGCGAATCATGACACCGACAAAGCGATCGCCGATATCGAAGCGACCGTCGTTCGGTCGCGCGACGGCATTCCGCTTCGTATTCGCGATCTGGGGCATGTTCAACTCGGCCCGGAATTCCGCCGCGGTGCGATCGACCTGAACGGCACGGAAGCGGTGGGCGGCGTGATAGTGATGCGATTCGGAGAGAATCCCCGCGAAGTGATCGATCGGGTGAAAGAGAAGATTGCGCAGATCGAGCCGAGTCTTCATGGCGTGAAGCTGAACATCGTCTATGACCGCACAGGACTGATCAATGAAACGATCGCAACGCTGACGACGGCGCTGATCCAGGAAGTTTTGATTACGGCGGTCGTGATCCTGCTGTTTCTGCTCCACTTTCGGGCCAGCATTGTGGTGGCGGTCACGCTGCCAATTGCGGTGCTCATGGCGTTTGGGGCAATGTACACCTTCGGCATCGACGCCAACATCATGTCGCTGGCCGGGATCGCGATTGCAATCGGGACCATGGTCGACATGGGGATCATCGTCTCCGAGACGATTTACGATCACCTTGCCATCTGGGAACGAGACGGCCGACCGGGCGGCGCCGAGAATCGGCTCAAGATCATCCAAGAGGCCGCCGGCGAAGTCGCCCCTGCGGTGGTGACTGCCGTGATGACGACCGTCGTCAGCTTTCTGCCGGTCTTCATGCTGACAGGCCGCGACTACAAACTGTTCGCTCCGCTCGCCTGGACGAAAACGTTTTCATTGACGGCGGCGCTGATTGTCGCCATCACGTTGGTGCCGCTTTTGAGCCGCCTCTTGCTGCGATCTTCCGAAGTGAGCAGGGGAACGCGCTGGATCGCAACCGCCGCCCTGACGGCGGCTGGCTTGTTAGTGGGCTGGATGCTCGGGAAGGAAATCGCGACGATCGTCAACGTTTCGCCGCTGTTCGCCGTCGTCGGCATGGGCGTCTTATTCGGATTTGCTGGGTATTGGATGCTCAGTGAGCGACTGCGGCCAGTCGATGAAAATCCGGTCAGTCGTCTGATCCTGGCGATTTACGAACCGCTCTTGCGTTTGTTCCTCGCCCACAAAGGGTTATTCCTCACTTTCCCCGGCCTGGTGATCCTGCTCGGACTGGGAGCTTGGATCGGACTGCCGACCGTGTTGTCCCCCCTGGAACGTGGAGCGACCAACCTGGGCGCCGACCTGAACGGCGTCCCCGGCTATGTCGATCTCAAACATTCCTTCACCGGGCTCGAGTCGGACGATTGGATTGCGCTCGACGAGGGAAGCTGGTTCTATATGCCGACCCTCTACCCGGCCGCCAGCTTCTCGCAAGCGATGGAAGTGCTGCAAACGCAAGATGCGTTGATCAAGGAAATCCCCGAGGTCAAAAACGTGTTGGGGAAGATCGGCCGCGTCGAGTCGGCGCTTGATCCGGCCCCGGCCGCGATGATCGAAACTTACGTCATGCTCAAGCCAAAAGAAGAATGGCGGGAAGGAGTCACGACGCAAGATATTTGGGAACAGATCAACGCCGTGGCGACGCTTCCCGGCGTGACCCCGGCTTCGCCCTTACAACCGATTGAAGGACGCGTCGTGATGCTGCAAAGCGGCATCAAAGCTTCGATGGCGATCCGAATCTACGGCGACAGCCTGGACGGACTGGCCGACGCTTCGCGGCAAGTGGCGGAGCACTTGAAAGCGCTGCCGCAAGTCAACGGCGCGACGGTAAATCCAGACATCGTGCTCGGGAAACCGTACGTCGAGTTTGACGTCAATCGCGATGCGGCTGCTCGCTATGGGATGTCGACGGCAATGGTCAACCAGGTGATCGAGACGGCGCTCGGCGGCGCCAACGTCACCAAGACCGTTGAAGGGCGAGAACGCTATCCGGTACGAGTTCGCTACGAACGCCAACTGCGCGAACAGCTCAATGAACTCGAAAGTTTGCCGGTCGTCACCCATTCCGGTGAAGTCGTTCCTCTCTCGAACCTGGCGACGATGAATACGACCTGGGGCCCCGGCGTCATCAACAGCGAAGACGCCCGATTGGTCGCTCACGTTTCTTTTCAACCTTCCGGTTCGCTGGGAGACTTGGAAACTGCCGATTCGGTCGAGCGCAGCTTGCTGGAGGCGCAACAAAATGGCGACGTCACATTGCCAAAGGGATACTCCACCGAAGCGGTCGGCTCATTCCAAAACCAGATCGAAGCCAATCTGCGCCTGATGTGGGTCATCCCGCTCGTAATCGGTATCAACTTGTTCATCATCTATCTGCAGTTTCGCCACCTGCCGATCTCGCTGGCCGTCTTCTCGGGCATACCGGTCGCGTTCGCCGGGGGGATGATCTGCCTGGCGATCAACGGCATCGAAATCAACACGGCGGTCTGGGTCGGCTTCATCGCGTTGTTCGGCATCGCGGTCGATGACGGCGTGGTCATGGCAACCTACCTAGACCAGGTCTTCACGCGGAAGCGACTGGAGACGATCGATGATATCCGCAACGCCACCGTCGAAGCCGGCATGAAGCGGATTCGTCCCTGCTTGATGACCACCTTCACGACGATCATCGCGCTGATCCCGGTCATCCTCTCGACCGGTCGCGGCAGCGACGTCGCCAAGGCGATGGCCTGGCCGGTCGTCGGGGGAATGACCGTCGAGCTACTGACGCTTTTCGTCGTGCCGGTCGTCTTCGCCGCCTTCAAGGAGCTCAAAATGAATCTCGGCATGCACGATCGCCATTGGGCGGGAAGCGACGATTGA
- a CDS encoding efflux RND transporter periplasmic adaptor subunit yields the protein MSTPVNKADAPEPTQQSIVWWFARLTPIAFFFAAGIILIVLLGLAQRVGWIGVEGSSAATSGGSAQQIYTCPMHPQIRQPGPGRCPICGMPLVPASSGAADLDEFAVTIQPAQRRLAQIQTAPATSEPVSTTIETIGAIEIDESREATIAAYINGRVERLFADYTGVLVAKGDHLAIVYSPQLYAAQAEYLESRNTVGRMNANSLPAIREAQTKLMENSRQKLVELGMTPEQLAELEKSGKPESRLTIYAPFGGTVIEKLTEEGEYISAGEPIYRIANLSTVWLMLELYPENASQIRFGQVVTAELPSLPGETLIGRVAFIDPKVNDKNRTVGVRVEFKNDSGRLRPGDYAEATIEIPIGPQGAVYDEQLAGKWISPMHPQIIRDEPGACPICGMELVPTSRYGYSDQPLGRVPSTVIPRSALLTAGKNSVVYVETEPGRFEIRSVKLGPILKDKVVILDGIKPGELVATSGNFLIDSQMQLAGKPSLIDPSRLVHKKTRNSPLQVDSTNLAKVGGETGQNLEAFYQTYFAIQSQLAADKQPAPDAAKRLFELAGQLSKSPELSEPERKQFADVAKNAEHLHHLSLAEARKNFKPISHATLLLATEVRGDGSTQAFHQFFCPMVKGGEGDWLQADDKLLNPYYGSEMLRCGEHVRTLSPDAPPMTPMAPPAQQPTAAEGVR from the coding sequence ATGTCAACGCCGGTAAATAAAGCAGACGCGCCGGAGCCAACGCAGCAGTCGATTGTGTGGTGGTTTGCCCGCTTGACGCCGATCGCGTTCTTTTTCGCAGCCGGGATTATCCTGATAGTTCTCCTTGGACTGGCGCAGCGCGTCGGTTGGATCGGCGTCGAAGGAAGTTCTGCAGCGACAAGCGGCGGCAGCGCTCAGCAAATCTACACGTGCCCGATGCATCCCCAGATTCGGCAACCTGGTCCTGGTCGATGTCCAATTTGCGGGATGCCCCTGGTTCCCGCTTCGTCAGGCGCCGCCGACCTGGATGAGTTCGCCGTGACGATCCAGCCGGCGCAAAGACGGTTGGCCCAAATTCAAACGGCGCCAGCGACGTCAGAGCCGGTCTCAACGACGATCGAGACGATCGGCGCCATCGAAATCGACGAAAGCCGCGAAGCGACGATCGCCGCCTACATCAATGGGCGCGTCGAGCGTTTGTTTGCCGACTACACAGGCGTCCTCGTCGCCAAGGGAGATCACTTGGCGATCGTTTACAGCCCGCAACTTTACGCTGCACAAGCCGAGTACCTTGAGTCGCGCAACACCGTCGGGCGGATGAACGCCAACTCGCTCCCAGCAATCCGGGAAGCGCAAACCAAGTTGATGGAGAACTCGCGTCAAAAACTGGTCGAGTTGGGGATGACGCCGGAGCAACTGGCTGAGCTCGAAAAATCGGGAAAACCGGAGTCGCGTCTGACGATCTACGCTCCCTTCGGCGGAACGGTCATTGAGAAGTTGACCGAGGAAGGAGAATACATTTCCGCAGGAGAACCGATCTATCGCATCGCGAATCTCTCGACGGTGTGGCTCATGCTGGAACTCTATCCGGAAAACGCCTCCCAGATTCGTTTCGGCCAGGTTGTCACCGCCGAACTCCCCTCTTTACCTGGGGAGACGCTGATCGGCCGCGTCGCATTCATTGATCCGAAAGTCAATGACAAGAACCGGACGGTTGGCGTCCGCGTCGAGTTCAAGAATGACTCAGGACGACTACGACCAGGCGATTACGCAGAAGCGACGATCGAAATCCCGATTGGTCCGCAAGGAGCGGTCTACGACGAGCAACTTGCAGGCAAGTGGATCAGCCCAATGCACCCACAAATCATTCGCGACGAACCAGGGGCGTGCCCGATCTGCGGCATGGAACTCGTGCCGACGTCGCGATACGGCTACTCCGACCAGCCGCTCGGACGCGTTCCCTCGACCGTTATTCCCCGCTCGGCCCTCCTCACCGCGGGAAAGAATAGCGTCGTCTATGTCGAAACGGAGCCGGGGCGCTTCGAGATTCGCAGTGTGAAGCTCGGTCCCATTTTGAAAGACAAAGTGGTGATCCTCGACGGCATCAAACCGGGCGAGCTGGTCGCAACTTCTGGCAACTTCCTGATCGACTCACAAATGCAACTGGCCGGCAAGCCGAGCCTGATCGATCCATCCCGTCTCGTGCACAAAAAGACTCGCAATTCGCCGCTGCAAGTCGACTCTACCAACCTAGCCAAAGTCGGCGGGGAAACCGGTCAGAACCTGGAAGCGTTCTACCAGACTTACTTTGCCATTCAAAGCCAATTGGCCGCCGATAAACAGCCGGCGCCCGACGCGGCAAAGCGGCTCTTCGAACTCGCTGGCCAGCTCTCGAAGTCGCCCGAATTGAGCGAGCCGGAGCGGAAGCAATTTGCCGACGTCGCCAAGAACGCGGAGCACCTCCATCATCTTTCGCTGGCCGAGGCTCGGAAAAATTTTAAGCCGATCAGTCATGCGACTCTGCTTTTGGCGACCGAAGTCCGCGGCGACGGTTCGACGCAGGCCTTTCATCAATTCTTCTGCCCGATGGTCAAGGGCGGCGAAGGGGATTGGCTGCAAGCGGACGACAAGTTGCTGAATCCCTACTATGGCAGCGAGATGCTTCGCTGCGGCGAGCATGTCAGAACGCTTTCTCCCGACGCTCCGCCAATGACGCCGATGGCGCCTCCGGCACAACAACCGACCGCGGCGGAAGGAGTTCGCTAA
- a CDS encoding TolC family protein yields MLALNSKFLKSLSILLLAGGCASSGSPLAVVRNEVQPPIAVTPHIPVDAAVGQDAKLASSPPSVAPVQLVTHEASDSSDALHGFELLARERNPRLIRLHHEYQAALAKSRYADKLPDPRFGANIFGDPIETAAGSQRANMTFSQAVPWIARLRADEQRAIFDAYAIHAELEAETLRVEAAVRTQWYRLYVLEKQIEIAVANQQLLTSLIDVANARIATGAASQGDVLLGTLELSQLEERLLTLRRQRQGTVAEFNRLLAQSAETPIASPERIHSVMPTMDTSELTQIALHSQPEIEAAKMRTQATRWGVEVARLMRRPEFMLSASYYPTDNNRPPSNVVDVGQDPWALGAQISIPIWRDKYDAIEDEALWKHQAAHNTVEELSDRYASLIVDLVAEAKRAQETAELYESTILPQAQQTLKADQESYSNGAVEFDRVIRDYRNLLTLEIGYHQAIGDMATAIAKIYQTTGVRTGP; encoded by the coding sequence ATGCTGGCACTGAACTCGAAGTTTCTGAAGTCGCTCTCGATTCTGCTCCTTGCAGGCGGGTGCGCCAGCTCTGGCTCTCCCCTGGCGGTTGTTCGTAACGAGGTTCAGCCGCCGATCGCGGTGACGCCGCACATTCCTGTGGATGCTGCGGTTGGTCAGGACGCCAAACTCGCTTCTTCGCCGCCCAGCGTGGCGCCGGTCCAGTTGGTGACGCACGAAGCGAGCGATTCGTCCGACGCGCTGCATGGTTTTGAACTGTTAGCCCGCGAGCGTAATCCCCGTTTGATTCGTCTGCATCACGAGTACCAAGCGGCGCTCGCCAAGTCGCGTTACGCCGACAAGTTGCCTGACCCTCGCTTTGGCGCCAACATCTTTGGCGATCCGATTGAAACGGCGGCCGGTTCGCAGCGGGCCAACATGACGTTCAGTCAGGCCGTTCCCTGGATCGCGCGTCTGCGTGCTGACGAACAGCGGGCCATCTTTGACGCGTATGCGATCCACGCGGAACTGGAAGCGGAGACTCTGCGCGTTGAAGCGGCCGTTCGCACGCAGTGGTATCGCTTGTACGTCTTGGAAAAACAGATTGAAATTGCGGTCGCCAATCAACAGTTGCTCACGTCGCTGATTGACGTAGCGAACGCGCGAATCGCGACCGGGGCCGCTTCGCAGGGGGACGTCCTGCTCGGCACGCTCGAATTGTCGCAGTTGGAAGAGCGGCTGCTCACGTTGCGGCGTCAACGACAAGGAACTGTCGCCGAGTTCAATCGGCTGCTCGCCCAATCCGCGGAAACCCCAATTGCATCGCCCGAGCGGATCCACAGCGTCATGCCGACGATGGATACGAGTGAGCTGACGCAGATCGCTTTGCATTCTCAGCCCGAGATTGAAGCCGCAAAAATGCGAACCCAAGCGACGCGGTGGGGAGTTGAGGTCGCGCGGCTGATGCGGCGGCCCGAATTCATGCTGTCGGCCAGCTACTATCCCACCGATAACAATCGCCCGCCGAGCAACGTCGTTGACGTCGGTCAGGACCCATGGGCGCTTGGCGCCCAGATCAGCATTCCGATTTGGCGCGACAAGTACGACGCCATCGAAGACGAAGCGCTCTGGAAACATCAGGCCGCTCATAACACCGTCGAAGAATTGTCCGATCGCTACGCTTCGTTGATCGTCGACCTGGTGGCCGAAGCGAAACGAGCCCAAGAGACAGCGGAACTCTACGAATCGACGATCTTGCCCCAGGCCCAGCAAACGCTCAAAGCGGACCAAGAGTCCTATTCCAATGGCGCCGTCGAATTTGACCGCGTGATCCGCGACTACCGCAATCTTCTCACGCTGGAGATCGGTTACCACCAGGCGATCGGCGATATGGCGACCGCCATCGCCAAAATCTATCAGACGACCGGCGTTCGCACGGGGCCATAA